The following are from one region of the Paenibacillus sp. JZ16 genome:
- a CDS encoding ABC transporter permease encodes MKAQETVQSAKGSGGPPIPVKSKTKWGRIWSDVVRDKYLYVLALPGLIFFIIFKYIPITNLVIAFQEYSPYFGVLGSPWVGFEHFTRFFSNDDFWMLLRNTLAISFLSLIFFFPAPIILALMLNEVRNSFYKRTIQSLVYIPHFLSWVLIYGLTYLMFSQSEGLFNKWLISMDWETIDILSNPNYFWGMLTGQSIWKEVGWGTIIFLAAIAGVDPQLYEAAVMDGAGRMRRMWHITLPAMRNVILILLILRLGTILDTGFEQIYLMMNAPVTNVAEVFDTYVYRVGIRQGEFSYSTAIGLFKSIVGVILVVTANRLARRYGQESLY; translated from the coding sequence ATGAAAGCACAAGAAACCGTTCAGTCGGCAAAAGGAAGCGGGGGCCCCCCCATTCCCGTGAAATCCAAAACGAAGTGGGGGAGGATATGGTCGGATGTTGTGCGCGACAAGTATTTGTACGTGCTGGCCTTGCCGGGTCTGATCTTTTTTATCATTTTCAAATATATTCCGATTACGAATCTCGTGATTGCCTTCCAGGAGTATTCACCATACTTTGGAGTGCTTGGAAGCCCCTGGGTAGGATTCGAGCATTTCACCCGGTTCTTCTCCAACGATGATTTCTGGATGCTGCTGCGCAATACGCTGGCGATCAGCTTTCTGAGCTTGATTTTCTTTTTCCCGGCACCGATCATTTTAGCTTTGATGCTGAATGAAGTGCGAAATTCCTTCTATAAGAGGACCATTCAGTCTCTGGTGTATATCCCCCATTTTTTATCCTGGGTATTGATCTATGGCCTTACGTACCTCATGTTCTCGCAATCGGAGGGCTTGTTTAATAAGTGGCTCATCTCGATGGATTGGGAGACGATCGATATTCTCTCCAACCCCAACTACTTCTGGGGGATGCTGACGGGACAATCCATCTGGAAGGAAGTCGGGTGGGGAACCATCATCTTTCTCGCGGCCATCGCCGGTGTGGACCCGCAGTTATATGAAGCAGCCGTCATGGACGGCGCGGGCCGTATGAGACGGATGTGGCATATTACCCTGCCCGCGATGCGCAACGTGATCTTGATTCTGTTGATCCTCCGTCTGGGAACGATTCTGGATACGGGATTCGAACAGATATATCTGATGATGAATGCACCTGTTACCAATGTAGCTGAAGTGTTCGATACCTATGTATACCGGGTGGGGATTCGGCAGGGAGAGTTCAGTTACAGTACGGCTATCGGATTGTTCAAATCGATTGTCGGCGTCATTCTGGTGGTTACGGCCAACCGGCTGGCGAGGCGTTACGGTCAAGAAAGCTTGTACTAA
- a CDS encoding carbohydrate ABC transporter permease, whose amino-acid sequence MHEKGWKTRLFGLVNNGLLLIIGLATIFPIYYTVILSFTDPVEYYQRSLILWPRVWTLDAYKHLLSNGLFVTSISVSVFLATVGTLLSLLVTGGLAYAVSRKRLRFRKAIMIMILITFLFTPGLVPLYLVVRNVGLIDSIWSLILPSLTSAWYVLLMKGFFDSIPESLEEAAMIDGSNDIGVFWRIILPLSLPALVAFGLFFAVGYWNTYFNALMFINDQKMWPLQVLLQNMLVDPTTMGSGSGGGFAFQVNRPVPTETLKMAAVVIATVPIMLVYPFLQKHFAKGAMVGSVKE is encoded by the coding sequence ATGCATGAGAAAGGATGGAAAACCAGGCTGTTCGGTCTTGTGAATAACGGACTGCTGCTGATCATCGGTTTGGCAACGATATTTCCGATTTATTATACCGTTATTTTGTCGTTTACCGATCCGGTGGAGTATTATCAACGAAGCCTGATATTATGGCCGCGGGTTTGGACGCTGGATGCTTATAAGCATTTACTCTCCAACGGACTGTTTGTCACCTCGATTTCCGTGAGTGTGTTCCTGGCTACGGTCGGCACGCTGCTCAGTCTGCTCGTTACCGGGGGCTTGGCTTATGCGGTGTCCCGCAAACGTCTGCGGTTTCGCAAGGCAATCATGATTATGATCCTAATCACCTTTCTCTTCACGCCGGGATTGGTGCCGCTGTATTTGGTGGTTCGTAATGTGGGACTCATTGACAGCATCTGGTCGCTTATCCTGCCCAGCTTGACCAGCGCATGGTATGTGCTGCTCATGAAGGGATTCTTCGACAGCATTCCGGAAAGTCTGGAGGAAGCCGCGATGATTGACGGTTCGAATGATATCGGCGTATTCTGGAGAATTATTTTGCCTCTGTCGCTGCCGGCGCTGGTCGCTTTCGGATTGTTCTTTGCGGTCGGTTATTGGAATACGTATTTCAACGCATTGATGTTTATTAACGACCAGAAGATGTGGCCGCTGCAAGTATTGCTGCAAAATATGCTTGTGGATCCAACGACGATGGGATCCGGAAGCGGCGGCGGATTCGCCTTCCAAGTGAATCGTCCCGTTCCAACGGAAACGTTGAAGATGGCGGCGGTCGTTATTGCAACCGTGCCGATCATGTTAGTGTATCCATTCCTGCAGAAGCACTTCGCCAAAGGAGCGATGGTAGGCTCTGTCAAGGAATGA
- a CDS encoding extracellular solute-binding protein encodes MMKRMETKPGKSFLKMSGVLLLASSLLLSACGSRNGSAPSDNGGGTDSSEPTSITIQTLNYATEFIDNTNALWKELEKRTNTKLNITWLSPSTAEEKINVMLASGDLPEVTFVETLQNPQLQKMLKQGVFWDLTPFLKDYPNLNREELKEMWEITKVDGKNIVIPRYYPSYGGGVFPMIRKDWLDALQLETPKTLDEFHNVLKAFKEQDPNGNGQADEIPYAANPSALAYIYNIFNETQGSWKLQPDNTLTPIMTSDESREAMLWIKKAYDEGLFPKDFAIMKFSQVMDTMRSAKAGVGGMSMNHAWVTGEAVKGVDPKADLMPLAYLENANGVKYTPSGSPYYGVYLIPKKVPEAKVKKILEFFDYGYSQEGNEMLTYGIEGVHYNVENGKKVATPQAAVDKTGDGNLNNMIHLVSDDMAISAVGMPDEVYERNVEIVTERKTVKVPNPSGELYSEAYNKYYPELSKKVEDMRVMVITGKEPVESYDKLIETIKSDPKMKEITDEMSKAYQEKYVK; translated from the coding sequence ATGATGAAAAGAATGGAAACCAAGCCGGGCAAGTCGTTTTTAAAAATGTCGGGGGTGCTGCTCTTGGCAAGCTCGCTCTTGCTTAGCGCATGCGGCAGCCGTAACGGAAGTGCACCGAGCGACAACGGAGGCGGAACAGACAGCAGTGAACCTACAAGTATTACGATACAGACCCTGAATTATGCCACCGAATTCATAGACAACACCAATGCACTATGGAAAGAGCTCGAGAAACGCACCAATACCAAGCTGAATATTACGTGGCTGTCGCCGTCCACGGCCGAAGAGAAGATCAATGTCATGCTTGCATCCGGCGATCTTCCAGAGGTTACTTTCGTGGAGACGTTGCAGAACCCGCAGCTGCAGAAAATGCTGAAGCAGGGGGTTTTCTGGGATCTGACACCGTTTCTTAAAGACTATCCGAATTTGAACCGCGAAGAATTGAAGGAAATGTGGGAAATCACCAAGGTGGATGGCAAGAACATCGTCATTCCTCGTTATTATCCTAGCTATGGCGGCGGAGTGTTCCCGATGATCCGCAAGGACTGGCTGGATGCCCTTCAGCTGGAAACGCCCAAAACGCTGGATGAGTTCCATAACGTGTTAAAGGCTTTTAAGGAACAGGATCCGAATGGTAATGGACAGGCGGATGAGATCCCGTATGCCGCTAATCCGAGCGCACTCGCCTATATTTATAATATATTTAATGAAACGCAAGGGTCCTGGAAGCTTCAACCCGATAATACCCTGACTCCGATTATGACGTCGGACGAGTCTAGGGAGGCCATGCTGTGGATCAAAAAAGCATATGATGAGGGCTTGTTCCCCAAAGACTTCGCTATCATGAAGTTCTCGCAGGTAATGGATACGATGCGAAGCGCCAAGGCAGGGGTAGGGGGCATGTCCATGAACCATGCCTGGGTGACCGGCGAAGCCGTGAAGGGCGTTGATCCCAAGGCGGATCTGATGCCGCTTGCTTATTTGGAGAATGCAAACGGGGTGAAGTATACGCCTTCAGGATCGCCGTATTATGGAGTATACCTGATTCCGAAGAAAGTGCCGGAGGCGAAAGTGAAGAAAATCCTCGAGTTTTTCGACTATGGTTATAGTCAGGAAGGCAATGAAATGTTGACCTACGGAATTGAAGGGGTCCATTACAATGTGGAGAACGGGAAGAAGGTTGCAACGCCGCAGGCCGCCGTGGATAAGACGGGTGACGGCAACTTGAACAATATGATTCACCTCGTCAGCGACGATATGGCTATCAGCGCGGTAGGGATGCCGGATGAAGTATATGAGCGGAACGTAGAGATCGTCACGGAGCGCAAGACGGTCAAGGTTCCGAATCCTTCGGGAGAGCTGTATTCGGAAGCCTACAACAAATACTATCCCGAGCTTTCCAAGAAAGTGGAGGATATGCGGGTCATGGTCATCACGGGCAAAGAACCGGTTGAATCGTACGATAAACTGATCGAAACAATCAAGAGTGACCCGAAGATGAAGGAAATTACGGACGAGATGTCAAAGGCATATCAGGAGAAGTATGTTAAATAA
- a CDS encoding aspartyl-phosphate phosphatase Spo0E family protein, with amino-acid sequence METKEGIKFNIEQERHKLHKMKQRYRDFNHPKVLRQSIVLDELINQYNRFLLKENKPIA; translated from the coding sequence ATGGAAACGAAGGAAGGCATAAAGTTTAATATCGAGCAAGAACGGCATAAACTTCATAAGATGAAGCAGCGGTATCGTGATTTTAATCATCCTAAAGTCCTCAGACAATCGATTGTGCTTGATGAGTTGATTAATCAATATAACCGATTTCTTCTTAAAGAGAACAAGCCGATTGCCTAA